In a genomic window of Nostoc sp. UHCC 0870:
- a CDS encoding ferredoxin: MADFLPSPEEQQENRSGFEPELGGFLRDAPERSGLEPELGGMVRQKGVYVDEITCIGCKHCAHVARNTFYIEPDYGRSRAIRQDGDAEEVIQEAIDTCPVDCIHWVDYTELRNLEDDRKYQVIPTVGYPVDHAVATSQKRRKKQKLKSKKST, translated from the coding sequence ATGGCTGATTTTCTGCCGTCACCGGAAGAACAACAGGAAAATCGTTCCGGTTTCGAGCCAGAACTAGGCGGTTTTTTGCGAGATGCGCCGGAACGTTCTGGTTTAGAGCCGGAATTGGGGGGTATGGTGCGCCAAAAAGGTGTTTACGTTGACGAAATCACCTGCATTGGTTGCAAGCACTGCGCTCATGTGGCGCGGAATACCTTTTACATTGAACCAGACTATGGGCGATCGCGCGCAATTCGTCAAGATGGGGACGCGGAAGAGGTTATTCAAGAAGCAATTGACACTTGTCCGGTCGATTGTATTCATTGGGTTGATTACACCGAACTAAGAAATCTGGAAGACGATCGCAAATATCAGGTTATTCCCACTGTTGGCTATCCGGTAGATCATGCAGTTGCTACGTCTCAAAAACGACGTAAAAAGCAAAAGCTCAAGTCCAAAAAATCCACTTAA
- a CDS encoding DUF1257 domain-containing protein gives MSHFSQIKTQIRNLESLKDALTGLGIDWKPGPREVRGYRGQTHPAEITIEQENGYDIGFRWNGKEYELVADLQYWQQNLSVDGFLRQVTQRYAYQTVVQETARVGFQVAEQQKNEDGSIRLVVQRWSA, from the coding sequence ATGTCACACTTTAGCCAAATTAAGACTCAAATCCGTAACCTGGAATCCTTAAAAGATGCTCTCACCGGTTTGGGCATTGACTGGAAACCTGGCCCAAGAGAAGTACGTGGATATCGTGGTCAAACCCATCCTGCCGAAATTACTATTGAACAGGAAAATGGCTATGATATCGGTTTTAGATGGAATGGCAAAGAATACGAACTAGTTGCTGACTTGCAATATTGGCAGCAAAATCTATCTGTAGATGGTTTCTTACGCCAAGTCACCCAGCGTTATGCTTACCAAACAGTGGTACAAGAAACCGCTCGTGTTGGTTTCCAGGTAGCTGAACAGCAAAAAAATGAAGATGGTTCAATTCGCTTAGTTGTACAACGCTGGAGTGCGTAA
- a CDS encoding DUF433 domain-containing protein gives MKLDRITSDPNRMNGQPCIRNLRLTVRRVIELLATYPDRQELRQEFPELEDQDIQQALIFASIYLDDRIVELPHRYETVAG, from the coding sequence ATGAAATTAGATCGCATTACCAGCGATCCCAATCGGATGAATGGACAGCCTTGCATTCGCAATCTTCGTCTTACCGTTCGTCGGGTAATTGAGCTATTAGCTACCTATCCTGATCGACAAGAACTACGCCAGGAGTTTCCTGAACTGGAAGATCAAGACATTCAGCAAGCCTTAATTTTTGCATCGATCTACTTAGACGATCGTATTGTTGAATTACCACATCGTTATGAGACTGTTGCTGGTTAA
- a CDS encoding YiaA/YiaB family inner membrane protein — MQNVGTQKDSTAWIIQTWAAFIFAISMTSFGIVNLPVDNWVKGFMGMGLVFSVGSTFTLAKTTRDLHEAKKLTSRIDEAKVEKLLSQHDSLSLK; from the coding sequence ATGCAAAATGTTGGGACTCAAAAAGATAGTACAGCTTGGATTATTCAAACATGGGCTGCTTTTATATTTGCTATTTCTATGACCAGTTTTGGTATTGTTAATTTGCCTGTGGATAACTGGGTAAAAGGATTTATGGGTATGGGGTTGGTTTTTTCTGTTGGTTCAACTTTTACCCTAGCTAAAACTACTAGAGATTTGCACGAAGCGAAAAAATTAACTTCCCGTATTGATGAAGCGAAAGTAGAAAAATTGCTGTCACAGCATGATTCTTTAAGTTTAAAATAA